One stretch of Malus domestica chromosome 14, GDT2T_hap1 DNA includes these proteins:
- the LOC103404676 gene encoding small ribosomal subunit protein bS6c-like translates to MASTSSLISSLTPSSNFPFCPKTISQIPSLPQTVFFPRFNRTGPNPSSRLTANVQSLEFSGSFFEGGFQSEDDPTSPPGSGLTAVEEKEEPPCPPGLRQYETMAVLRPDMSEDERLTLTQKYEELLIAGGGMYVEVFNRGVIPLAYGIQKKNKAGESNTYLDGIYLLFTYFTKPDSLEVLEANLKADDNVIRSMSFKIRKRKY, encoded by the exons ATGGCTTCCACTTCTTCCCTCATTTCATCTCTTACCCCTTCTTCAAATTTCCCGTTTTGCCCCAAAACAATTTCCCAAATCCCATCTCTACCTCAAACCGTCTTCTTCCCTCGCTTTAACCGAACCGGACCGAATCCCAGTTCGCGCCTAACCGCCAATGTCCAGTCCCTGGAGTTCTCGGGCTCGTTTTTCGAGGGCGGGTTCCAGTCGGAGGACGACCCGACTTCCCCGCCCGGGTCGGGCTTGACCGCCgtggaggagaaggaggagccCCCGTGCCCACCGGGGCTCCGACAGTACGAGACCATGGCGGTGCTCAGACCCGACATGTCCGAGGATGAAAGACTTACTCTTACCCAGAAGTACGAGGAG TTGCTAATAGCCGGGGGTGGCATGTATGTGGAGGTCTTCAACAGAGGGGTAATTCCTCTAGCGTATGGCATCCAGAAGAAAAACAAAGCCGGAGAGTCTAACACTTACCTGGATGGTATCTACCTCCTCTTTACCTACTTCACAAAACCCGACTCTCTCGAAGTTCTTGAAGCAAATCTCAAAGCCGACGATAATGTCATCCGATCGATGAGCTTCAAAATAAGGAAGAGGAAGTACTAG
- the LOC103404687 gene encoding 26S proteasome non-ATPase regulatory subunit 8 homolog A-like, whose amino-acid sequence MDPKFTEIAQLFERFKAAFVRSDFDTCSNFLSQLKVKLTELGSLPPLFQDTPNAVKELTLARDIYEHAVVLSVKIEDQDAFERDFFQLKSYYVDARDRLPPSPQEYPILGLNLLRLLVQNRIAEFHTELELLSSAALENPCIKHAVELEQSFMEGAYNRVLSARQTVPHETYVYFMDLLAKTVRDELAGCSEKAYDFLSIKDARQMLLFPSDRELLAYVSEDHPEWEVKNDAVYFQKAKESAPCKEIPSLQLINQTLSYARELERIV is encoded by the exons ATGGATCCGAAGTTCACAGAGATCGCACAGCTCTTCGAGCGATTCAAAGCTGCATTCGTACGGAGCGATTTCGATACCTGCTCCAATTTCCTCTCCCAGCTCAAG GTTAAGCTGACTGAATTAGGAAGCCTACCGCCGTTGTTTCAAGACACACCTAATGCTGTCAAGGAATTAACATTAGCTA GGGATATATATGAGCATGCTGTTGTTCTTAGTGTTAAGATTGAGGATCAAGATGCATTTGAAAGGGATTTCTTTCAGTTGAAGTCTTATTACGTAGATGCTCG AGATCGTCTTCCACCATCCCCTCAAGAGTACCCAATTTTAGGTCTCAACCTGTTGAGACTCCTTGTCCAGAATAGAATTGCTGAGTTCCACACTGAACTGGAACTTCTTTCATCTGCTGCTTTGGAGAACCCTTGCATTAAGCATGCTGTGGAGCTAGAGCAATCTTTCATGGAGGGGGCTTACAACCGTGTGTTGAGCGCTCGTCAGACAGTACCACACGAGACTTATGTTTATTTCATGGATCTCCTGGCTAAAACAGTcag GGATGAGTTAGCCGGATGCAGCGAGAAGGCGTATGATTTTCTCTCTATTAAGGATGCCCGTCAAATGTTGCTGTTTCCTTCTGACCGTGAACTTTTGGCATATGTCAGTGAG GATCATCCTGAGTGGGAAGTGAAGAATGATGCGGTCTATTTCCAGAAGGCAAAGGAGTCTGCACCTTGCAAAGAGATACCTTCTTTACAACTCATCAACCAAACTCTCAGCTACGCAAGAGAGTTGGAGCGGATTGTCTAA
- the LOC103454454 gene encoding protein ABIL2-like isoform X1 has translation MQIVNSSSSVASPPRQKASHHDDELFMQQRVLFSENLNQELKNLRKQLYSAAEYFEISYRKEDQQQLVVETLKDYVMKAVINTVDHLGSMAYKVNVFLDDKVDEVSETELRMSCIQQRLRTCEDFIGQGGVSKHSLAISFPMHHRRYTLPVGAAMDAVGQSALAYRSAAKEDFFEVKSATRNTSPIVSEKSALHSPESSPGAFQFPRIASKHEKRTVSPHRFPLPRCGSHVKRSSTLNSSSSKQRYSSEPRTRRSTSLSLDTERARTRDTEQHSGKNKRFYKALLSFGKSRKDTIFYKYLDEN, from the exons ATGCAGATTGTGAATTCTTCCTCTTCAGTTGCTTCTCCTCCTCGACAGAAAGCTTCCCACCATGATGATGAACTCTTCATGCAGCAGAGAGTGCTCTTTTCAGAGAACCTCAAT CAGGAACTGAAGAATCTGAGGAAACAGTTGTACTCAgcagctgaatatttcgaaataTCTTACAGAAAAGAGGACCAACAACAATT AGTGGTGGAGACTTTGAAAGATTATGTGATGAAGGCAGTTATCAACACTGTGGATCACTTAGGTTCAATGGCATATAAGGTCAACGTATTTTTGGATGACAAAGTCGACGAAGTTTCAGAAACTGAGCTCAGGATGTCTTGCATTCAACAG CGACTGAGAACGTGTGAAGATTTCATCGGTCAAGGGGGCGTCTCCAAACATTCGCTAGCCATAAGCTTTCCGATGCACCATAGGCGATATACCTTGCCAG TTGGGGCAGCCATGGATGCTGTCGGCCAGTCTGCCTTGGCATATCGAAGCGCTGCCAAAGAGGATTTCTTTGAGGTTAAATCTG CAACGAGGAATACTTCTCCAATTGTCAG TGAAAAGTCTGCATTGCACTCTCCAGAATCTTCACCCGGAGCATTTCAGTTCCCAAGAATTGCATCCAAACATG AGAAAAGAACAGTCTCGCCACACCGGTTTCCACTTCCACGTTGTGGTTCTCATGTGAAGAGATCAAGCACTCTGAACTCTTCTAGCAGCAAACAGAGG TACTCGTCAGAGCCCCGGACCAGGAGATCAACGTCATTATCTCTTGATACCGAAAGAGCCAGGACAAGAGACACTGAGCAGCATTCGGGCAAAAATAAACGCTTCTATAAGGCCTTGCTTAGCTTCGGAAAGTCTAGGAAGGACACCATATTCTACAAATATTTGGATGAGAATTGA
- the LOC103454454 gene encoding protein ABIL2-like isoform X2, with the protein MQIVNSSSSVASPPRQKASHHDDELFMQQRVLFSENLNELKNLRKQLYSAAEYFEISYRKEDQQQLVVETLKDYVMKAVINTVDHLGSMAYKVNVFLDDKVDEVSETELRMSCIQQRLRTCEDFIGQGGVSKHSLAISFPMHHRRYTLPVGAAMDAVGQSALAYRSAAKEDFFEVKSATRNTSPIVSEKSALHSPESSPGAFQFPRIASKHEKRTVSPHRFPLPRCGSHVKRSSTLNSSSSKQRYSSEPRTRRSTSLSLDTERARTRDTEQHSGKNKRFYKALLSFGKSRKDTIFYKYLDEN; encoded by the exons ATGCAGATTGTGAATTCTTCCTCTTCAGTTGCTTCTCCTCCTCGACAGAAAGCTTCCCACCATGATGATGAACTCTTCATGCAGCAGAGAGTGCTCTTTTCAGAGAACCTCAAT GAACTGAAGAATCTGAGGAAACAGTTGTACTCAgcagctgaatatttcgaaataTCTTACAGAAAAGAGGACCAACAACAATT AGTGGTGGAGACTTTGAAAGATTATGTGATGAAGGCAGTTATCAACACTGTGGATCACTTAGGTTCAATGGCATATAAGGTCAACGTATTTTTGGATGACAAAGTCGACGAAGTTTCAGAAACTGAGCTCAGGATGTCTTGCATTCAACAG CGACTGAGAACGTGTGAAGATTTCATCGGTCAAGGGGGCGTCTCCAAACATTCGCTAGCCATAAGCTTTCCGATGCACCATAGGCGATATACCTTGCCAG TTGGGGCAGCCATGGATGCTGTCGGCCAGTCTGCCTTGGCATATCGAAGCGCTGCCAAAGAGGATTTCTTTGAGGTTAAATCTG CAACGAGGAATACTTCTCCAATTGTCAG TGAAAAGTCTGCATTGCACTCTCCAGAATCTTCACCCGGAGCATTTCAGTTCCCAAGAATTGCATCCAAACATG AGAAAAGAACAGTCTCGCCACACCGGTTTCCACTTCCACGTTGTGGTTCTCATGTGAAGAGATCAAGCACTCTGAACTCTTCTAGCAGCAAACAGAGG TACTCGTCAGAGCCCCGGACCAGGAGATCAACGTCATTATCTCTTGATACCGAAAGAGCCAGGACAAGAGACACTGAGCAGCATTCGGGCAAAAATAAACGCTTCTATAAGGCCTTGCTTAGCTTCGGAAAGTCTAGGAAGGACACCATATTCTACAAATATTTGGATGAGAATTGA
- the LOC103454453 gene encoding uncharacterized protein, which translates to MSALFNFNSFLTVVLLVICTCTFVKMQFPAVLEQKTGFRGFFWKAARIGERLSPWVAFGCFTMGISIIFF; encoded by the exons ATG TCGGCgcttttcaatttcaattcgTTTTTGACGGTGGTGCTGCTCGTGATTTGCACGTGCACGTTTGTGAAGATGCAGTTTCCGGCCGTCCTGGAGCAGAAAACAGG GTTCCGGGGATTTTTCTGGAAGGCAGCTAGAATAG GCGAACGCTTGAGCCCTTGGGTTGCGTTTGGATGCTTTACAATGGGGATCTCAATTATATTTTTCTAG